ACACGCTCGGCGTCATCGACGCCGCCGAGCTCCACCTGAACGACATCGGCAAGGTGCAACTCAAGATCGCCGCGCCACTCGCCGCCGACCCGTACTCCCGCAACACCATCACCGGATCATTCCTGCTGATCGACGCCCACGACGGGTGGACGCTGGCAGCCGGCATGATCGACGACGAAGAAGGGGAACTGCTGTGACTGCTCCAGCGCTCGTGATCCTCGCCCACGGCAGCCGCGACCCGCGCTCGGCCGCCACCGTCCACTCGCTGGTGAAGTGCCTGCGGGAGATGCGTGCCGACCTGCGGATCGAAGCCTCCTTCCTCGACCACTGCCCGCCGACGCCGTTCCAGGTCCTCGGCAAACTCGCCGCCGAAGGTGTCGAGGAGATCGTCGTCCTGCCGCTGCTGCTGTCGGCCGCGTACCACGCGCGCACCGACGTACCCGCCGTCATCGACGAGGCCCGCGCCCGGTACCCGCACCTGCGGATCATCGCGTCCGACGTGCTCGGGTACGACGAGACGCTGCTCGAGGTCCTCGACCGGCGGATGCGCGCCGAGCTGAAGGACGGCCGCGTACGCGAGCTGGACGCGCTGGTCCTGGCCTGCGCCGGTTCGAGCGACTCGCACGCGAACGCGAGCGTCACCCGCCTGGCCCGCCTGTGGGGCCAGCGGCACAAGCTGCCGGTCACCGCCGCGTTCGTCTGCGCCGCGTCGCCGTCACCGGCCGAGGCCGTCCTGCAGTGGCGGCTGGAGGGCCGTCGCCACGTGGCGGTCGGTTCCCTCTTCCTCGCGCCTGGTGTCCTCCCGGACCGCGCCGAGTCCACGTCGCGTCGAGCCGGCGCGGTCGCCGTCTCGCGCCCGCTGGGCGTCAGCACCGAGGTGGCCCGCCTGGTCCTGCTCCGCTACGGCGTGGCCGGCCTGGACCTGCTCACCCTGGAGCCGGCGCCGCGCCCGGTCCTCGCCCGCCCCGAGCTGGTGCGTACCGCCTAGAACCGGTGTGGATCGACGAAGGAGGCGTCCGCGAATGGCGTCTCCTTCGTCGTCACCTGGGCGAGCAACTCGCCGATCCCGGCGCAGTGCTTGAAGCCGTGCCCGTTGTCACCGCCGGCGATCACCAGCCGCTCGTCGTACCGGCCGACGAGGAACTGCCCGTCCGGCGTGTCGGTCACCATGCACGGAATCGCCTTCACCGGCGCCGGATCGAGCCCCGGAAACGCCCGGCCGACCGCGGCCGCGAGCTCCGCGATGTCCGCCACCGGATGGATGTACCGATCCAGCTCGTCCGGGTCGAAACCGGTCCGGTGTGACCCACCGTCGAGTCCGACCTTCACACCGAATCCGTCGTCCGACCCGTGCCCCCACAGCCCGCGGCCGTCCGCGAGCTCCCAGATGAAGGACGGGAAGTTCGCCAGCCGGAACGCCTCCGACTCCGGGTCAGCCGGCTGGAACCAGAACAAGGGCGTACGTCGCGGGGTCGCCGGCAGACCCGGAACCAGCTTGCCGAGCCATGCACCGGCGCAGACCACGACCTGTTCGGCCGCGATGTCCACGGTCGGCGTCCGTACGATGACCTCGTCCGCGCGTACGTCGATCTCGGTGACCATCGTGTGTGGGTAGACGGTCGCGCCCAACCGCCGCGCCTCGGCAACCTGCGCGCGTACCGTCGGCTCCGCGTAGCAGATGCCCGCGCCCGGGTCCCACACGGCGACATCGCCAGGCTCCAGGTTGTACTGCGGGAACCGGGTCCGGAGCTCCTGGTGGGACAGATCGCCGGTCGACGCGCCGATCGCGGCCGCCTTGCGCGCGCCCGTCACCGGTGCGCTGGTAAGGCTGCCGACGTTGAGCGATCCGGTCTGGCGGACGTACGTCTCTCCCGTACGCTCACCCAGCTCGGTCCACAACGCGAGCGACTTGCGAGCGAGCTCGGTCAGCCCCGGATGCTCCATACACGCGACCCGGAACAGCCGCGTCGTCCCGTGCGACGACCCGAATGCGTGCCCGATCGCCTGCCGCTCGATGCCGACCACCCGCACCCCTCGCGCCGCCAGCCGCCACAACGCCGCCGATCCGAACGCCCCCAACCCGACAACCACCACATCAGTCCGCATCCCCTTACCCTCCCCCACCCGGCGCGGACGCGTAAACCTAAGGTGCTGCCGGTCAGGTTGCCGCCAGGCGCTTCTTCTCCTTGGCGACGTCGAAGTCCGCGGTCGGCCAGTCCGGGTTCAGGTCCTTCAGGGTTTCCAGAAGGATCGTCGTGACCGCCCAGTTGCGGTACCACTTGCGGTCGCTCGGGATCACGTACCAGGGCGCTTCGTCGGTGTTACAGCGCTCGATCGCCGCGTGGTACGCGTCCATGTAGTCCGGCCAGAGCATCCGTTCGTCGACGTCACCGGGGTTGTACTTCCAGTGCTTGGTCGGGTCGTCGAGCCGGGCCTCCAGCCGGGTCTTCTGCTCCTCCGGCGAGATGTGCAGGTAGCACTTCACGATCGTCACGCCGCTCGCGGTCAGCTCGGCCTCGAACTCGTTGATCTGGTCGTACCGCCGGTTCCACACGTTCGGCGTGACCAGCTCGCGGACGCGCGCGATCAGCACGTCCTCGTAGTGCGACCGGTCGAAGATACCGATCATGCCGTGCCCGGGAACGGCCTGCCGAATCCGCCACAGGAACCCGCGCCGCTTCTCCGCCGGCGTCGGCGCCTTGAACGACGTGATCTTCAGACCCTGCGGGTCCATCAGCCCCGCGCCGTGCCGGATCACCCCGCCCTTGCCGGAAGTGTCCATCCCCTGCAGGACCAGCAGGATGCTCCGCTCACCACCGCTACGGCCCTCGGCGAACAAGCGCTCCTGCCAGTCCGACACCTCCGCGCCGAGGTTCCCCAGCGCGACCTTGCCGTCGTCCTTGCTGCCGTCGAACCCGGCCGTCGAGCGGGTGTCGTACGTCGTCAGGTCGATCTCGCCGAGCGGTACGCGCAACTGGTCCCGGAGTCCCGCGGCCTTCGCCTTCTTCTTCGCCATCTCCACATCGTGCCTCATCCGCGGCCGAGTTCCACGGAAGTCAGGACGCGCGGGCGAGTGCGATCAATCGGGACAGCGCGCGCAGGTACTTCTTCCGGTACCCGCCTTTCAGCATGTCCGCGGAGAACAGCTGATCCAGCGGTACGCCACCGGCGACGAGCGGGAGGTCTCGGTCGTACATCCGGTCCGCGAGTACGACCATCCGCAGCGCCACGTTCTCGTCCGTGAGTGGACGGATGTCGGTGATCCCGACCGTTTCGACACCGTCCAGCAGCGCGCCGTACTTGCTCGGGTGCAGCTCGGCGAGATGACGGTGCAGGTCGACAAAATGGTCACACGACGCGTACGGGCGCTCGGCCGCCGTCCGCTCGACCTTCTCGTCCGGCCAGGGGTCCGGCGCGACGGGCAGTCCGCGATGGCGATAGTCGGGGCCGTCCACCCGGCGTACGTCGAAATGCGCCGCTAGGCCCTGGATCTCGCGCAGGAAGTCGACCGCCTGGAACCGGCCCTCGCCGAGCTTGTCCGGCAAGGTATTCGACGTCGCGGCGAGCTCGACGCCGGCCGCGACCAGCTGGCCGAGCAGGCGCGAGATCAGCATCGTGTCACCGGGGTCGTCCAGCTCGAACTCGTCGATGCAGATCAGCCGGTACGACGACAGTGCCTCGACCGCCGTACGCAGACCGAGCGCGCCGACCAGGTTCGTGAGCTCGACGAACGTGCAGTACATCTTCGGGCCGGACGACTCGTGCCACAGCGACGCGAGCAGGTGCGTCTTGCCGACGCCGAAGCCGCCGTCCAGGTAGATGCCGGGCTTGCCGGGGTCGGCGCGCGGCGCACGGAAACGGGACCAGAGCGACGGTGCCCGCCGGGGCGTCGCCAGCTTCGCGGCGCGGTCGGTGAGCAGCTCGAGTGCCGCGGTCTGCGACGGCTCGTCCGGATCCGGGCGGTACGTGGCGAAGCGCACGTCCGCGAACCGGGGCGGCGGCACGCACTCCGACAGCAACCGCTCCGGTCCGACCTCCGGCCACCGCTCGCTCAACCGGATCACCATGCCGCAACCCTAGATCACCCTTGACCTCAACTATCCTTGAGGTCCTAGCGTTCTGGCTGTGAAAGCAATCAGACTGCATGAGTTCGGTCCGGCAGAGAACCTGCGCTACGAGGACGTACCCGACCCGGTACCCACTGCCGGGATGGTGCTGCTGGACGTGGAGGCGGCCGGGGTACACCTGGTCGACACGATGATCCGGACAGGTCCGGTGCCGGACAGCCCGTTCCCCGTACCCGAGTTGCCGACGATCCCCGGTCGCGAGGTCGCCGGGCGGGTCAGCGCGGTCGGGCCGGACGTCGACGAGGCGTGGATCGGCAAGCGGGTCGTGGTACATCTCGGGATGGTGCCCGGCGGGTACGCCGCACGCGCGGTGGCGAAGGTGGAGTCACTGTACGAACTGCCCGGCCATGTCGACGCCGCCGACGCCGTCGCCGCGATCGGGACCGGGCGTACGACGGCCGGCATCTTGCGGGAGGCGAACCTGACCGCCGACGACGTGGTCATCGTCACGTCCGCGGCCGGCGGGATCGGGAGTTATGCGATCCAGTCCGCACGCAACGTCGGCGCGGTCGCGATCGGGCTGGCCGGTGGACCGGCGAAGGTGGAGATCGTGCGGTCGCTCGGCGCGCAGTACGCGGTCGACTACCGCGATCCGGACTGGGTGCAGGTGCTCAAAGGCGAGCTTGGTGATCGGGAGCCGACCCTGCTGCTCGACGGCGTCGGCGGCGAGAACGGGCAGCGGGCGTTCGAGTTGCTGGGGCATGGTGGCCGGGCGTTGCTGTTCGGCGCTTCGGGTGGCGGGCCGATCCAGTTCACGCAGGACGACCTGATCGCTCGCGGTTTGAGTGTGAGCTGGACGCTCGGCGCGAAGATGGCCCGCCAACTCCGCTCGCTCGAACGCGAGGCGGTCGACGAGACCGTAGCCGGACGATGGAAGGCGCTCACCACCCCGTTCCCCCTCGCCGAAGCAGCCGCCGCCCACCAAGCCCTCGAAACCCGCGCAGCCACCGGCAAGGTCGTCCTGATCCCCTGATCCAGGCGAGTACCACGACGGCTGGCCGGTTCGGGTGACTACTGCGGTTGGTCGGTCCAGGTGAGGATGTATTCGACGGCGCCGAAGCTGATGTGGTCGCCGGGGCGGACTCTGACCGGTGTGGTGATGCGTAGTCCGTTGACCTCGGTGCCGTTCATGGAGCCGAGGTCGCGGACCATCCAGCCGTCGCCGGAGTGCCGGAGCTCGGCGTGGAACCGGGACACGGAGATGTCAGCCATCCGCAGCGTCGCCCCGGCGCCCCGTCCGATCCGTACCGTCGGAGAACCTGGCGCGGGAAGAGCCAACGCGGGCGGCGGAGCCGGATCAGCAGCACGCAACAACCGCAACCGCGGCAACTGCAACTGAGGCAACCGAAACCGCCGAGCCGCTGACCTCGGCCGGTACGACGCGGACGAAGCAACCGGCTCGGCAGCCAGCGAGCCACCCGGTGCGGAACCGGACGAAGCACCCGGCGTGGAACCTGACGAAACACCCGATGCGGCACCCCAAGCGGCACCTGGCGAGCCATTCAGTTGGATGTCCCGCGAGGCATTCGGCGGGGCCTCCCGCGAGACAACCGGTCCAGCTACCGCCGCGTACGGATCGAACTCTTGCAGAACCCCGCCGCCGACGGCCGGCCCACCGTACGGAACGTCCGGCGCGCCGTACGAGGTGGGTGGGGTTAGGGCGGTGGTGGGGTGGTTGGGGGTGCGGTCGAGGGTTAGGCGGGGGACGTGGGTGCGGAGGGTGCGGAGCCAGATGCGGGCGCGAGGTTCGGGGTGGGGTAGGTCGCGGATCGCGTCGGTCAGTTCGCCGCGGCTCTGGGCGTTCAGGACGAAGTTCATCCGGCGGACGAACGTGTCGTGCGACAACCGGCCGGAGCCCGCGCCGTCGCGGAGGACGGCGAGCGCGCGGTCCCGTTCGGCGTCCGACGGACGCGTCCCCACCGGTACCGAGCTCATACCGTATTGTCCGTGCCGCGCCGGTCCACTGTCCACCACCCCACGCTGACGGCGCGCGCACACCGAGTGACCTTTCTGGCCGGTGCCGGCTCGGTGGGACAGAATGGCGGGATGCGACTGCCTGTGATGCCGCCGGTGAAACCGATGCTTGCCAAGCCGGTGAAGGGGATTCCGCGCGGGGATCTGTCCTACGAGCCGAAGTGGGACGGGTTCCGGTCGATCATTTTCCGCGACGGCGACGAGGTGGAGATCGGCAGCCGGAACGAGAAACCGATGACGCGGTACTTCCCGGAGCTGGTCGAGGCGGTGAAGGCGAACCTGCCGGACCGGTGCGCGATCGACGGCGAGATCATCCTGATCGGCGGCTCCGGTGACCGCCTCGACTTCGAGCTGCTGCAGCAGCGCATCCACCCGGCGGCGAGCCGCGTGAACATGCTGTCCGAGAAGACCCCGGCCCGCTTCGTCGCGTTCGATCTGCTCGCGCTCGGCGACGAGGACTTCACCGAGCGCCCGTTCGCGGAGCGGCGTACGGCCCTGCTGGACGCCCTCGCCGACGTGCAGGCACCCATCCACGTCACGCCCGCGACCGCTGATCATGACGTCGCGGAGCGCTGGTTCGAGCAGTTCGAGGGCGCCGGGCTGGACGGACTGATCGCCAAGCCTCTGGACGGTCCGTACCAACCGGACAAGCGGGCGATGTTCAAGGTCAAGCCGGAGCGTACGGCCGACTGCGTCGTCGCGGGGTACCGCCTGCACAAGAGCGGCCCGGACCGGATCGGCTCGTTGCTTCTCGGCCTGTACAGCACCGACGGCACGCTCGCCAGCGTCGGCGTGATCGGCGCGTTCCCGATGGAGCGGCGCAAGGAGCTCTTCACGGAGCTGCAGTCGCTCGTCACCACGTTCGACGAGCACCCGTGGGCGTGGGCGAAACAGGAGGAGGGCGTGCGTACGCCGCGCAACGCCGAAGGTAGTCGCTGGCAGGCGGGCAAGGACCTGTCGTTCGTACCGTTGCGCCCGGAGCGGGTCGTCGAGGTGCGGTACGACCACATGGAAGGCATCCGGTTCCGGCACACCGCGCAGTTCGTCCGCTGGCGCCCGGACCGTACGCCTGAGTCCTGCAACTACGAGCAGTTGGAGGAGCCGGTGAAGTTCGACCTGGCCGACGTACTCTCCAGCGCGCGCCGCTGATGCTGTACGGGCTGTACACCCGCCGCCTGCGCCGCCAGCTCCGCGGTCTGCCGGTCCCCCGCCATGTCGCGATCGTGATGGACGGCAACCGGCGCTGGGCCCGCGGCGCCGGGTACGAGGACGTACGGATCGGGCATCGCTTCGGCGCCAATCACCTGGAGCAGTTCCTGCTCTGGTGCGCGGATGCCGGCATCACCTGTGTGACGGCCTGGGTCGCGTCCGCGGACAACATGCGCAAACGCGACTCGGCCGAGGTCGGGTACCTGATGGAGCTGACCGAGAGCGTGCTGGCGGCGCATGTCCGGCGCGACCACCGCTGGCGGCTGCATGTCGCGGGCCGGCTGGATTTGTTGCCGGACACAACGGCCCGGGCGCTGAAGGAAGCGGCCGAGCTGAGCCGCGACCGGACCGCCGGTGACCTGACGCTGGCGATCGGTTACTCCGGCCGGCTCGAGGTGCTGGACGCGGTCCGCTCGGTGCTCGACGACGCGGCCGCGGCCGGCCGGTCACTGGACGACGTCGCCGACACGCTGTCCGAGCAGGACATCAGCAGCAACCTGTACGTGCCTGGGTTGCCCGATCCGGACCTGGTGATCCGCACCAGCGGCGAGCTGCGCATGTCGGACTTCCTGCTCTGGCAGACAACCGGCTCCGACATCGAGTTCTGCGACCTGTACTGGCCCGCCTTTCGCGAGGTCGACCTCCTCAGAGCATTACGCACTTATGGACACCGCAGACTAGAACGATCCAGATGAATACTTCGGCCGCGTCCGGGGGCACTATGTAGGCAAGACCGACCCAGGAGGTGGCGCGATGTACGACGTCGTACTGCTCGTCGAACAGGAACTGTCCGAGCCCGACGCCAAGCGCGTCGTCGAACTCCATCAGGACATGCCCGAGCCGGTCCTGTACCACGTGCTCGTGCCCTGTCACAACGCCGAAGCCGGGGTCGAGGCCTCGATCAGCGCGCTCGGCACCGCGGATCTGTACGGGCCCGGGCTGGCCGGTCAGCGCGAGGATCTCGCCGAGGCACAGAAGGCGATCGACAGCGAGGCCAAGGGCTGCACCGGCCGCAGCGTGCAGCGGCTCCGGGACCTCGGGTACCAGGCCGAGGGCGGCATCTCGCACGACCGGCCGATCGACGCGCTGGTCGCGACCGTCCAGGCCTCCGGCGGCCAGGAGGTCATCATCCTGACCCGGCCGCACATCGTGGCGGAGTTCTTCCATCTGGACTGGACCAACTCGGCCCGCCGGCACCTCGGCGTACCCGTCCTGCACCTGCTGGAGCACGACCCGCAGGAAGCCGCCGCGGGCTAACCGCTCGCTCCCCTAAACTCCGGCCGCGGACCCGCTCTCGCTGAACTGCGTGTGGTACAGGTCGGCGTACTCACCGCCGGCCGCCAGCAGCTGCTCGTGCGTACCGCGCTCGACGATGTTGCCGTGGTCAACGACCAGGATCAGGTCCGCGTCCCGTACCGTCGACAACCGGTGCGCGATCACCAGCGACGTACGCCCCTCGAGCGCGCTGTCCAGCGCCTGCTGAACGGCGACCTCGGACTCGGAGTCCAGGTGCGCGGTCGCCTCGTCCAGCACGACGATCTTCGGTGCCTTGAGCAACAACCGGGCGATCGCGAGCCGTTGCCGCTCGCCACCGGACAGCCGGTGACCACGGTCGCCGACGACCGTGTCGAGCCCGTCCGGCAACGCCGCCACCAGCTCCCGGATCTGCGCCGCGTCGAGTGCGGCGTACATCTCGTCGTCGGTCGCATCCGGCTTGGCGTACCGCAGGTTGGCGCGGATCGTGTCGTGGAACATGTGCGCGTCCTGCGTCACGTACCCGATCGTGTCGTGCAGGGACTGCAGCGTGACGTCGCGGACGTCCTGCCCTGCTACCCGCACCGCTCCCCCGGTCACGTCGTAGAGCCGCGCGACCAGGTTGGTGATGGTGGTCTTGCCGGCGCCGGACGGACCGACCAACGCGACCATCTGACCGGGCTCGACCACGAAGCTGACGTCCTCGAGCACCTGCGCGGAGACGCGCTTGTCCAGCACGGCGACCGACTCCAGGCTCGCGAGCGACACCTGGTCGGCCGTCGGGTACGCGAACGCGACGTGATCGAACTCGACGCTCGCTCCGTCCGCCGGTAGTTCGCGTGCGTCCGGGGCGTTCTTGATCATCGGCTCCAGGTCGAGCACCTCGAAGACGCGCTCGAACGACACCAGCGCGGTCATCACGTCGACGCGCACGTTCGACAGCGCGGTCAGCGGCCCGTACAGGCGGCCGAGCAAGGCAACCAGGGCGAGCAAGGTGCCGACGGTCAGGGTTTGGCGTACGGCCAGGTTGCCGCCGACGCCGTACACCAACGCGGTCGCCAGCGCGGCGACCAGAGTCAGCGCGGTGAAGAACACCCGGCCGAGCATCGCGATCCGGATGCCCAGGTCGCGGACCCGCCCGGCGCGCTCGCCGAAGTCGCGGTTCTCCAGCGCCGGGTGGCCGAACAGCGTGACCAGCAGCGCGCCGCCGACGCTGAACCGCTCGGTCATCGCGGTCGACATCTCCGCGTTCAGGTTCATCTGCTCCCGGGTCATCGCGGCCAGCCGGCGGCCGAGTACGCGGGCCGGGATCAGGAAGATCGGCAGCATCAGGATCGCGACCACGGTCAGTTGCCAGCTCAGCGCCAGCATCGCGCCGACGACCAGGATCAGGCTGATGATGTTCGAGACCACGCCGGACAGCGTGGTGGTGAACGCCTGTTGCGCGCCGATCACGTCGTTGTTCAGCCGCGACACCAGTGCGCCGGTCTGCGTACGCGTGAAGAACGCGACCGGCATCCGCTGGACGTGAGCGAACACCTTCGTCCGCAGGTCGAAGATCAGCCCTTCGCCGATCCGCGCCGAGAACCAGCGCTGGACCAGGCCGAGCAGCGCCTCGACGACCGCGAGCAACGCGACCACCAGCGCGAGCGCGGTGACCAGACCGGCGTTCCCCTTGGCGATGCCGTCGTCGACGATCTTCTTGAACAACAGCGGCGAGGCGATCACCAGGAACGCCGAGCCGACCACCAGTACCAGGAACAGCGAGATCTGCAGCCGGAAAGGCCGCGCGAACCGGAAGATCCGCCGCAGCGTGCCGCTGGCCAGCTTCCGGTTGACCACCGACGCGTCCTGCCGCCGCCACCCGGGCATCCCGCCACCCATCATCGGTCCGGACATCCGGCCCCCTCTCGCTCCTGCTGGTGCAACACCTGACGGCCGACCCTGCTTCCCGCAACTTATGGTTGCGCGTTCGGCCGGCCCTGGTCTAGAGTCACATGCAACCAAAGGTTGCGAAAGGACGAGGGCATGAGCAGGAGCATCGAGCGGGAGATCCAGGTACAGGCCAGCCCGGAGGTGGTGTACGAGGTGATCAGCTCGCCGAAGCACCTGCGGGAGTGGTGGCCGGAGGAAGCCGACCTGGTGGCCGAACCCGGCGCGACCGGCACGGTCACCTTCCGGCGGCCGGAAGGCGACAAGATCCAGCCGGTGACGGTCATCGAGGCCGACCCGCCGCGGCGGTTCGCGTTCCGCTGGTCGTACACCGACGAGCCGGCCGTCGAGGACAACTCGCTGCTGGTCACGTTCGACCTGATCCCGGCCGGCGGCGGCACGCTGCTCCGGTTCGCCGAGAGCGGGTACGACGTGGCGAACAAGCCGGACGAGATGCTCGCGGACCACACCAGCGGCTGGGACTACTTCCTGCCCCGGATCTCGCCGTACGCCGCCGGGCTGGCGCAACGGCCGTGATCGACGACGAGCTCTGGTCGGCGATCGGCGACCCGACCAGACGGCGGATGCTCGACCTGCTGCTGGCCGACGGCGGCGGCACCGCGACCGGGCTCAGCGAACGGCTGCCGGTCACCCGGCAGGCCGTCGCCAAGCACCTCGGCGTACTCGACCGGGCCGGGCTGGTGCACTCCAGCCCGTCCGGACGTGAACGCCGCTACATCGTGGACGAGGACCGCCTCGCCCACGCCATCAGTCAACTGGCCGACGTCACCGCGGCGTGGGACCGGCGACTGAACCGGATCAAGCGGATCGCCGAGGCGATCGAGCGCGATCGGCAATCCTGAATCGAGAGGCAAGTTCCATGAGCGACATCCTGCACAGAGTCGGCATCATCG
The genomic region above belongs to Kribbella solani and contains:
- a CDS encoding sirohydrochlorin chelatase codes for the protein MTAPALVILAHGSRDPRSAATVHSLVKCLREMRADLRIEASFLDHCPPTPFQVLGKLAAEGVEEIVVLPLLLSAAYHARTDVPAVIDEARARYPHLRIIASDVLGYDETLLEVLDRRMRAELKDGRVRELDALVLACAGSSDSHANASVTRLARLWGQRHKLPVTAAFVCAASPSPAEAVLQWRLEGRRHVAVGSLFLAPGVLPDRAESTSRRAGAVAVSRPLGVSTEVARLVLLRYGVAGLDLLTLEPAPRPVLARPELVRTA
- the solA gene encoding N-methyl-L-tryptophan oxidase; protein product: MRTDVVVVGLGAFGSAALWRLAARGVRVVGIERQAIGHAFGSSHGTTRLFRVACMEHPGLTELARKSLALWTELGERTGETYVRQTGSLNVGSLTSAPVTGARKAAAIGASTGDLSHQELRTRFPQYNLEPGDVAVWDPGAGICYAEPTVRAQVAEARRLGATVYPHTMVTEIDVRADEVIVRTPTVDIAAEQVVVCAGAWLGKLVPGLPATPRRTPLFWFQPADPESEAFRLANFPSFIWELADGRGLWGHGSDDGFGVKVGLDGGSHRTGFDPDELDRYIHPVADIAELAAAVGRAFPGLDPAPVKAIPCMVTDTPDGQFLVGRYDERLVIAGGDNGHGFKHCAGIGELLAQVTTKETPFADASFVDPHRF
- a CDS encoding polyphosphate kinase 2 family protein — encoded protein: MRHDVEMAKKKAKAAGLRDQLRVPLGEIDLTTYDTRSTAGFDGSKDDGKVALGNLGAEVSDWQERLFAEGRSGGERSILLVLQGMDTSGKGGVIRHGAGLMDPQGLKITSFKAPTPAEKRRGFLWRIRQAVPGHGMIGIFDRSHYEDVLIARVRELVTPNVWNRRYDQINEFEAELTASGVTIVKCYLHISPEEQKTRLEARLDDPTKHWKYNPGDVDERMLWPDYMDAYHAAIERCNTDEAPWYVIPSDRKWYRNWAVTTILLETLKDLNPDWPTADFDVAKEKKRLAAT
- the zapE gene encoding cell division protein ZapE → MVIRLSERWPEVGPERLLSECVPPPRFADVRFATYRPDPDEPSQTAALELLTDRAAKLATPRRAPSLWSRFRAPRADPGKPGIYLDGGFGVGKTHLLASLWHESSGPKMYCTFVELTNLVGALGLRTAVEALSSYRLICIDEFELDDPGDTMLISRLLGQLVAAGVELAATSNTLPDKLGEGRFQAVDFLREIQGLAAHFDVRRVDGPDYRHRGLPVAPDPWPDEKVERTAAERPYASCDHFVDLHRHLAELHPSKYGALLDGVETVGITDIRPLTDENVALRMVVLADRMYDRDLPLVAGGVPLDQLFSADMLKGGYRKKYLRALSRLIALARAS
- a CDS encoding zinc-binding dehydrogenase, which produces MKAIRLHEFGPAENLRYEDVPDPVPTAGMVLLDVEAAGVHLVDTMIRTGPVPDSPFPVPELPTIPGREVAGRVSAVGPDVDEAWIGKRVVVHLGMVPGGYAARAVAKVESLYELPGHVDAADAVAAIGTGRTTAGILREANLTADDVVIVTSAAGGIGSYAIQSARNVGAVAIGLAGGPAKVEIVRSLGAQYAVDYRDPDWVQVLKGELGDREPTLLLDGVGGENGQRAFELLGHGGRALLFGASGGGPIQFTQDDLIARGLSVSWTLGAKMARQLRSLEREAVDETVAGRWKALTTPFPLAEAAAAHQALETRAATGKVVLIP
- a CDS encoding DUF1707 and FHA domain-containing protein, with protein sequence MSSVPVGTRPSDAERDRALAVLRDGAGSGRLSHDTFVRRMNFVLNAQSRGELTDAIRDLPHPEPRARIWLRTLRTHVPRLTLDRTPNHPTTALTPPTSYGAPDVPYGGPAVGGGVLQEFDPYAAVAGPVVSREAPPNASRDIQLNGSPGAAWGAASGVSSGSTPGASSGSAPGGSLAAEPVASSASYRPRSAARRFRLPQLQLPRLRLLRAADPAPPPALALPAPGSPTVRIGRGAGATLRMADISVSRFHAELRHSGDGWMVRDLGSMNGTEVNGLRITTPVRVRPGDHISFGAVEYILTWTDQPQ
- a CDS encoding ATP-dependent DNA ligase, producing the protein MRLPVMPPVKPMLAKPVKGIPRGDLSYEPKWDGFRSIIFRDGDEVEIGSRNEKPMTRYFPELVEAVKANLPDRCAIDGEIILIGGSGDRLDFELLQQRIHPAASRVNMLSEKTPARFVAFDLLALGDEDFTERPFAERRTALLDALADVQAPIHVTPATADHDVAERWFEQFEGAGLDGLIAKPLDGPYQPDKRAMFKVKPERTADCVVAGYRLHKSGPDRIGSLLLGLYSTDGTLASVGVIGAFPMERRKELFTELQSLVTTFDEHPWAWAKQEEGVRTPRNAEGSRWQAGKDLSFVPLRPERVVEVRYDHMEGIRFRHTAQFVRWRPDRTPESCNYEQLEEPVKFDLADVLSSARR
- the uppS gene encoding polyprenyl diphosphate synthase translates to MLYGLYTRRLRRQLRGLPVPRHVAIVMDGNRRWARGAGYEDVRIGHRFGANHLEQFLLWCADAGITCVTAWVASADNMRKRDSAEVGYLMELTESVLAAHVRRDHRWRLHVAGRLDLLPDTTARALKEAAELSRDRTAGDLTLAIGYSGRLEVLDAVRSVLDDAAAAGRSLDDVADTLSEQDISSNLYVPGLPDPDLVIRTSGELRMSDFLLWQTTGSDIEFCDLYWPAFREVDLLRALRTYGHRRLERSR
- a CDS encoding ABC transporter ATP-binding protein, which codes for MSGPMMGGGMPGWRRQDASVVNRKLASGTLRRIFRFARPFRLQISLFLVLVVGSAFLVIASPLLFKKIVDDGIAKGNAGLVTALALVVALLAVVEALLGLVQRWFSARIGEGLIFDLRTKVFAHVQRMPVAFFTRTQTGALVSRLNNDVIGAQQAFTTTLSGVVSNIISLILVVGAMLALSWQLTVVAILMLPIFLIPARVLGRRLAAMTREQMNLNAEMSTAMTERFSVGGALLVTLFGHPALENRDFGERAGRVRDLGIRIAMLGRVFFTALTLVAALATALVYGVGGNLAVRQTLTVGTLLALVALLGRLYGPLTALSNVRVDVMTALVSFERVFEVLDLEPMIKNAPDARELPADGASVEFDHVAFAYPTADQVSLASLESVAVLDKRVSAQVLEDVSFVVEPGQMVALVGPSGAGKTTITNLVARLYDVTGGAVRVAGQDVRDVTLQSLHDTIGYVTQDAHMFHDTIRANLRYAKPDATDDEMYAALDAAQIRELVAALPDGLDTVVGDRGHRLSGGERQRLAIARLLLKAPKIVVLDEATAHLDSESEVAVQQALDSALEGRTSLVIAHRLSTVRDADLILVVDHGNIVERGTHEQLLAAGGEYADLYHTQFSESGSAAGV
- a CDS encoding SRPBCC domain-containing protein; translated protein: MSRSIEREIQVQASPEVVYEVISSPKHLREWWPEEADLVAEPGATGTVTFRRPEGDKIQPVTVIEADPPRRFAFRWSYTDEPAVEDNSLLVTFDLIPAGGGTLLRFAESGYDVANKPDEMLADHTSGWDYFLPRISPYAAGLAQRP
- a CDS encoding metalloregulator ArsR/SmtB family transcription factor, encoding MIDDELWSAIGDPTRRRMLDLLLADGGGTATGLSERLPVTRQAVAKHLGVLDRAGLVHSSPSGRERRYIVDEDRLAHAISQLADVTAAWDRRLNRIKRIAEAIERDRQS